The genomic interval GCAAGTGTGTGTTAGCCGCGTTTACCATAGCGATGTCTTATAAGGTTTGTTTGACAGGAAAAACTTAATTTGGTATTAATATAAGGTTATAGCACCTCGCTTTAAACGCGAAGTAAAACACAATGTGCACATCAATATAGTTAAGAATTATgaagttgtgtgaagtctgcgATAGGCCTCCGCGGTGAGCTGAGGCATAAATCCTCAACTGTGAAGCCCATGTCTGATAagtaggttcgccccctatcgcatTATGGTCGGAATACAAATAACGAAAAAGTGGGTGTACTATATGTGGCGTTATAGGTGGATAAAATGCATGTGCGTGCGTTCATGTATGTGTGTGTGGtcagtcatcatcatcatcatttccgCCGGGAATCGtttactgctggacataggcctcccctcatgagcgccacagggaccagttctgggccgccctcatccattggactccggcgaccctcaccaggtcatTGGTACAGCTCGTGGGGGCCTGTCTATGCtacgtctcccggttcgtggtcgccactccaaaACTATTccaccccaacggccatcagttctacgagctttgggccctgcccactgccacctGAGTTTCGCAACTCAATGTGGTGGTCAGTAGTTTCCCATAATACAAGGCTGTTATTACTAAAGAGACTTACGCTTGTGGCTCCCCAGCCGACGTGGACGAGAGAGGCGTTGGCCGGCACCGTGTTGTCTTGTGTGGTGAGAAATATTGTTCCCACACTGTCACTGAGATTCACGCGGTTCTTCAACTGCATTATCGCGATGTCATTGTCGCGGGTATCTTGTTGTAGTCCTCGTGCACCACTATAGCTAACACGGAGTGCACCGTCCCACCTGAAGGACGAATGCCAACTAAATCAACAATAGTATGAAacggacttgttatcacagcaatgctccgtccttagatgaaGAACGTCTATGAATCAGGGGGTTAGTCTCTACAGTcactttatagtaatatttaccGGTATTAGCGTACGAACTGCCGACACGGACGGAGAACCGTCTGGGGACGACTTGGTTGCCCCGTCTGAAACAAAGCAtatgatatatttgtattgtCTGTATATTTGTTGTCAGATTACCTAATGTTATTCTGTGTGCAAGTTTTAAGTAACCAAACGTAAAAGTCTCTGGAATAAAACGTAGTCttagattaaataattttaaacaggcatattattatgtataattagcCACCACTGTTTACCGACAGAACTCCTTTACCATTGAGCTAGCAGATCGTTTAACGCAACTTGGCGTCGGATGTGGACATCGATCTGTACACCACTAGCgccacaaaactaaaaaaaaaattgtgggaCCGTTTCTTCATATACTTTTTTGTCTCTTTCCATTACTTACTCTTAGTTTCTTCTAATTTTATAGcatgtacattttattattttaatcttatttatctatacatggAAACTTGTAATTGgccttctattatatttttttttcttatgtagTTACAGGTATGTACGTTAGCTGAAAGTTTcctaaacgaataaaaaaaaactgtgtgttaaatttcatgTGAATACTAAATCAATTTGAAATGCATGCAGATGATTTAGCGAATATTCAATCATAATCGTATTATGAATTTGCATATTTTAGCTTCTTTTGGCCAAAATCATGTGTGCGTATTTTCACTATATGACGATATCGTATTATTGCGTTTCATTATGACCAcaaaaaataagtgaaatacaaattaatgtgACACGTTAAGCAGCAGTTTTACTCGCGGCGTCCTCACGTGAAAAGTTCttccggaataaaaatcccgctgtatatttttcccgggataaatgtAGCCTATAGTACTGAGGAGGATTGCAGCTTCCATTAGTCaaaattaaaatcggtttaggaTTTCCCGAGATAAGCgcatttaaagaaataaggGCTCGTTCAAGTTTTAGGTAACGCAATTTTGCCgccaccccccccccccctccccatgtaacgcgccgtaacattttccttTACGCCCTCGtccccccctccaaaagttatggaactcgaaagttattttttttctaatattcacaaatattttacgcaaaataccggaaagacTTTAACattcctttgttattgttttaaaataaaaaaccaatgtTACGTAGCGCTTTGTACGAAACCCACCTCTCGCCCATGCAACGCaccgtaacgttttacaagaccagCCCCCCCCCACCCcctaaattgcgttacgtaatacttgaacggcccctaaacCCTTCAGCTTCATTcattagtatatatatattgcaGGATCTATTTATGTTAGTCTCCGGACTCATCATCTGCGCGCGCAAAGTAATCCCATTTAGCTCcgtattataaagaaattgaaacaaaaataaagcgGAGACTCACTCGTCGAATACACAGTGCGCGGCGGTCAACACATGCCGCGTTGTCACCAACGAGCCGCCGCACAACAGCTGAGAGTTGTACAGCACCTGACAAGCAATAAATTCGCACTTCAAATTACatcagactgcctcggtggcgtggttgtatgcGAGCGTGCTACGTTATCGCTTtggtttcctatgtttgatttccAAGTCGGGCAATGTGAAATGAgatttttctgctcggtatcagctcCGATCTCGAATTTGCGCCTGTATggggtttattttttattatcggaTCCCGCAGTTAACACAGAGGGAAACCTGCGGACGGGGTACTGGAATGGCTttgcgactgcagggccctggaggataGTTGGGAAGGGTCATGCGGGGGACGAGAAAATAAACCTTCTTAGGATGCGTGGACTATTTGATTAACCTGATATACGTGATAAAATCAGGTGCATTCACTGGAGGTATTATTTTTGAGGGTACCGTATCTCAAAAGGAACattttgttgtccgtctgtctgtctgtaaaGACATTTTTTTCTGGAAAGTGTGGAAGTATCAAGTTCTTTATATGGAACACTCGGGTCTCTGGTATCTTTcacttattaaaaatcaaacttatagatcaagtcgatcaaaagatatgaccgtttacAGTACAACTAAAGTACCAGTAAAGTAGTAGTAAGGGAATAAATCTGAATAacttaaatatgtacttatatacttacacCTAACATGTAAGTGTGTGTGTCTCAGTGCGCGAGTACAATTCAAATAAgtccttttttttaaacacgtgGCTCCGTATACCTGCCAtgttatataaaagaatataatataaaaaaaaagtatacgaCGAATAGATAAACCTTTCTTCTTTGGAGTCGGTTTGAAAGGGTACCTTTTCGTCCAAGGACTATAATTGGCTGAATatggaaaaaaacaattatattacaaGAGACTAATAGTAACTTACTTGGACGATAAAGGGATATTGCTCTATGGGGACCGGTGAGCCGCCGACGATCCTGGAGTCCGTGGTGGAGTTTGTGGGCAGCGATACTGTTTTCACCTGCAACTGCTCCGCCAGCGCTGCTCCTGataattttatggtttttaataTATCAGTGAGTGAGCATGGTGAACCCCGTGGCTTCTTCCCTGCTTTAAACTGGAGGGAGGCGTGGGCATTTCTATTTTAGGTAGCAGGGTTGCGTGGCGAAAATATTATGGGAATTACCATTGTTATACATTTCTATTCTAGGGTTGGTTGATTTGTCAAATGAAGATCAAACCTGAGAGACTTATACCTACTGGGATACCGGCTGTGGATTGTGATATTTGGAGAAAAAAATCTGTACTAATTAGTAGGTGCCGTACCGAATTTATCAAGGCCGCGAACTATCGGCGGTGGTCCAGGGGTGGCCTAGTTTCAACCGGGGACTTTTTTTACTCATGCAAAATAGGCTCCTGGACGCAGAACATGCGCTTTGGCACATACTGAACGGCCTATAATTAAGGCTCTCCCTCGAGAAATCGTTTCGTACATTTACAATGCACGAATTACAGGCGGAATATACAGATTTACGAaccatttctttaaaaaatctattttaggtCTCTGAAATTTTAAACATCTATTTTGCAGGTCGAAAGTATAATTCGGCACTAGGTAAGTTGTATTCATGTGGATTCTGGATGCTGACGTAATGTCTAGTTCAGATTTGAAATTGTAGGCTGTAGCTGTTGATGTAATGTTTTGCTAATATAAAGTTCTgtatattgttgttatttgGATAAAGATGGCGCTCACAAATTATTAGTCAAGCGACTTAGTTCTAAAGTCATCCAGTAGGGTTTTAACTATTGAGTCTATTTAGTCTAATTGctaatattttgtgaatttacGTATTAAGCTACATTTAAAGCACTTGTCTAAAAGTGAAAGTAGATGCGatggaattatattattaacctGAGCATTAACTGAATAGTAATTGAAAATCTTTTAATCGATATTAAGAATCGAATCTAGTCATAAATTTTCACAGGGACGGCCCCGCGAAACAACATTCTTAtttgataaaacaaattttgataacATTAGCATCATTTCACAAATATGTTTCCTTTTACTGGGGCGTCCCTTTATGAATTTAAGACACTTTATCAATCAAAAGGTTTTTAAATCTTGTACTTAATTCTTTTAATAcgttgataattaaataattccgGTGAGTCAACTTATATTCGGAAAACAAGTCTCGTaggttattataatatctacacaGAGGCATTACAGCactttctaattaaaatttcgaTAAAAATAGTACTACATCATACCGCTGCTCGGCTCACATATTCTAAGGTATTAGACACGAATAAATTGCGAATATAAATTGTTTGTCGCCACTGGAACCGCCTACCTTATTCGAGCACCCGAGCAGAAAGATTTTCGCGCCAATCATGCCAATCTTTTTGAGAGGTGTATGTCATTTGTCTTTAGGACACTGTTAAAAAGTTTACATGTTAAATTTCACGCATTTTGCCGTTCCCTTTAAAGCCAGTGGGCAATAAgaatcacaatattatattttctgcaCAGAGGAAACAGcactttcaaattaaaatatctatataaatagtACTACATCATACCGCTGCTCTTTTTCACGTAGTTTAAGGTATTAGACACGAATATCTTGTGCTATAGAAGTTTTATGGACACCGCCACGTTTCCTCTACCTATCCTAAGTGGCGGGTAAATGGTGACGCCAATCATGCTCGAAATATGTTAAGAGCATGTCAATTCACTAGTAAAAAATGTAGGTGATTCGTGTATGGACAGcggcaagaaaaaaaaaaagaagaaagattgaaaatatttcataatgccACCATTAATACTCCCGACATTTCATGTAAAGTCCAGACTCCCGATAGACAACAAAACCTCTCGACATTACGCCTCGTCATGTTCTACCACATTTGAAAACATACACGCCGCGCCCAGGCAACTCCTAGCCCGCCTTCGGCATCGCCCCATCTGATGAGGTGGCCAACTGCGAGGTTTCTATTCGGTACGTTGGCGCAGAAAACGCATAATTAAAGTACCTTAGGTTTTTCTTATTATCCAAGAGAGATAATTATTCGTTATCGATGATTCAAACACTTGACTAATAAACCGTTTACAGCTAAACGCGGAAAATTGCCGCATATACTTTTAtcgtaaaaaatgtttaaaaataatttaggaaaAATTTTAATCTACAGTAAGAAACAGTTAAACTTTTGGTTGACTATAGAGGGTAACTCCAACAAAGACAAAATGTGAAGTAAGGGCCAAAGCtcgtaaaaacatatttcaaaatatactcTGACTGAAAATACCAAACTGTTTTAATATACAGATatgcacatatttttttggagtcagtgcttagtgaaaaagaaaatttgttttttatttatttgtttattacttaGCTTAGCTGGCAATTGCCTTTTGTTTGTAGGCgattaaaaattacacaatgATTTAATTTCCTAATAAGTCGTAATTGCTGAgtcccatttttttttattgttaataaacataaaaattcttaCCGCACGCGGCATAAATGAACAACACACACCACAACATGCTTCGTCTTTTCGGACAGTACTGCTTGCGTTTTGTTCGATCGCTTGATAAAAACGATGTTATCAATCGAAGTGTTGATAATTATCGTgagaacaataataatacttccctttattattaatttataatcgttATCTACGTCTGTGAGAGTTATgcagtattttgttttgaagctCTTAGTCAAGTAGCTGATTGGGGCGGGGCGATTTATACCgtataaaaaactattctgattggtccatttcgcGTAGAATTGAAAAGAGAGGGATCGTGTATTGAAAAGGCGCGGCGGTTATACAGCGTTTATAGGTACTTAAGGCTTTTAGCACAATTTATTgcaataaggtacaccaacagtagtacgtattataatattcaatgcaataaaacaagGTAGACCGATATTTGTCCTtctaataagtatatttagagATCATTGCTGCCTCCGTCCTTTTTAAAATGCAGTGACTATCTCGATGGCCTGTTAACTGCCGTGAGATGAGTGGTTCGATCTCTGTCATAATTTGTTTAATGCTTAGTATCAACCCAGTCTGTCATCTGAATAtctcttcgggaataaaaggcgagTGGGTAAGTAAAATTACTATTAACATTTAAGCTCGGAGGCGATTATACATTTATCTTGTTGCCGGTTTTACGTCCGAGCGTTGCACCGTCTGGAAATGTTACACATAAGACGATCGCTTGGTCTGGTCCCTTGGACTAGAGCGCACTGTCCTACATCGTCATATCATCGTGCTTAGGCAATCATCATCACCAGTGCTAAGTAGGGGCCAGTTCTTGATTGCGAGCTCAGATCTCAGTAGTCTGAAGCCGTCGAGTATCAAAGGCTCGCGGCATCGATTGCAATATGAGGCTTAACTAAAccgtttttttactttatagaatgaggaataataataaaaacaacttttgtgccatatatttatttttcaataaaacaaaacgcatTATTGCAGCCATCACAGCGTCTAACCAACCAACGTCCATAATATCCGCTAGGTTAGtacattattactaaaatagacaactattttatatttaaagacgCATACGTCACCCGTCAGACCTTAATCGATTGATAAaggatataaaaagaaaacatttacttCGTTGGAATTCGCAAGTCAACAAAGAGTAGAACATCTCAACGTATTTTGAAAGTAATTCTTTATAAGTATTTGGTTTGGATTTCCATTAAAACAGTTTaccttttgtttattgttttttgaatattataacaaaaaaacatgtttgACTAATTTATTGTTACAGTAGTTGCAAATTACAATTCACAATTATCGTTGCTTTAGGCATTGCACTGAAAATTTGCAATTTGCGCTACCAATCCATACAAAGTTTAGTGATTTAGATTTTAATGTAGATTCAAAATGTTCTAGTACTTATAACTGCAATTATGCGGcgaaaaacttaaaattacttCGAATGTATGTTCATCCATCGATTAAATCTTGTCAGGCATCCGTTAAATACAATGCTgatgaaatacaataaattatataaaaaatacactaggAATGTATACGtgcagtaaatataaatttcatatatcCTCTTCGAAAATgtaaaagataaatttaaaaatatagtttttagacGAGAAATAGTTATAGTAAAGATCTAATAGTTTGGTCGATGGAAACAAAGTTACGATACTCAATAGAGGGCGCTAGTGACATGTGTTTGGCTTGATCTCCGCATAGccacagattaaaaaaatatgagcatGCATTGAGCTAAGTTTTGAAATTCGttaattcacaaatatttatgatataaactCGACAATTTGATATGTCTACAATTCTATAGAATTGATTAGTTTAAAATGCCATGACTCCTAAGTTTCTATAAGCAATGATTTTGGATAAATACTATACATTTAATACtctcaataataaattttgagcCAATTTTAATAACGTGATTTCTACCTTTTGATGGCGCATGAGTGGTAATAAGTAGTTAATATATACaaagatataattttaagtacatacaaatgccaataacaaaatattatacaagaaCATTTGGTAACAAGTTTCATAGCTTACTTACACTAACAGATCAATagttagattataaataaagatctTTATTCGAGAGAATTTAAAGGATGTTTAACGGAGACTAATTTAATGGGAAATTTCTTCATTACACTTTAAATTCGTAAATCAAATGATTTGGATGATCCTTTCTTTGTTCAAACATGATTGAGTTTGATTAAGGCATGATAAAAACTTGATAACATGAAAAATTGGGTTtcagaacaaaaatataaacaattaaatgaataaagaataagtttttaaataaaacctaaGGATTTGTACTATCAACAATTTCGAAATGaagtaactattggacataataagatttaacatctcatgtcacaggatggcgagcgcagtggaataccaaactatactttgtaattcataatgTTGGTGTTACtgctgtttatggtcgtatcgcttcccatcaggcgaacggtaagctcgtc from Manduca sexta isolate Smith_Timp_Sample1 unplaced genomic scaffold, JHU_Msex_v1.0 HiC_scaffold_3145, whole genome shotgun sequence carries:
- the LOC115442970 gene encoding LOW QUALITY PROTEIN: trypsin CFT-1 (The sequence of the model RefSeq protein was modified relative to this genomic sequence to represent the inferred CDS: inserted 1 base in 1 codon), coding for MLWCVLFIYAACGAALAEQLQVKTVSLPTNSTTDSRIVGGSPVPIEQYPFIVQVLYNSQLLCGGSLVTTRHVLTAAHCVFDERGNQVVPRRFSVRVGSSYANTGGTVHSVLAIVVHEDYNKXTRDNDIAIMQLKNRVNLSDSVGTIFLTTQDNTVPANASLVHVGWGATSETEQGVSPVLNAVSVFKIDREICRERYAMLEQIEGRPFPVTNNMLCAGILDVGGKDACQGDSGGPLMFRTILVGITSWGHGCARPQYPGVSVKVARYVRWITSTTLQMESGSRVDSASVLLLFASVLAASWTRRSSIFNVRYSGMYVLCI